One region of Plasmodium vivax chromosome 7, whole genome shotgun sequence genomic DNA includes:
- a CDS encoding vacuolar ATP synthase subunit E, putative (encoded by transcript PVX_086990A), with the protein MALDDTEAQKQIQQMVNFILNEAKDKAHEIEAKALEDFNIEKLRIVQKMKEKIRLEFQKKSKQMEIKRSISRSSAINKARLKKMCAKDQVFKEIFKISSERLGELYKDKDKYRNLVIDLIVQSLFYMQEPHVIVRCRDVDKAIVENCLSDAIQKYNDKLKKQFNVTKNVKIEMDKSGNYLPPPPSGENEGNSCLGGVILTTPNRKINCDNTLDVRLKLAIEYCTPEIKRMFFETL; encoded by the exons ATGGCACTG GACGACACCGAAGCGCAGAAGCAAATCCAGCAGATGGTGAACTTCATCCTGAACGAGGCGAAGGACAAGGCGCACGAAATCGAAGCGAAGGCACTGGAGGATTTTAACATAGAAAAGCTACGCATCGTgcagaaaatgaaagaaaaaattcggCTGGAATTCCAGAAGAAGTCCAAGCAGATGGAAATCAAACGATCGATCAGTCGCTCGTCAGCCATCAACAAAGCTCGTTTGAAGAAGATGTGTGCGAAAGATCAAGTGtttaaagaaatttttaaaattagcaGCGAGCGACTTGGGGAATTGTATAAAGATAAAGACAAGTACAGAAATTTGGTAATCGACCTGATCGTCCAGTCGCTCTTTTACATGCAGGAGCCACATGTCATCGTGCGATGTAGAGATGTAGATAAGGCCATCGTGGAAAACTGCCTCAGTGATGCCATCCAAAAATACAACGATAAACTGAAGAAGCAATTTAATGTTACAAAGAATgttaaaattgaaatggACAAGTCAGGCAATTATTTGCCACCTCCTCCTTCCGGTGAGAACGAGGGGAACTCCTGCCTCGGGGGGGTAATCCTCACCACTCCTAATAGGAAAATAAACTGCGACAATACGCTGGACGTCCGCCTGAAGCTGGCCATTGAGTACTGCACGCCGGAAATTAAGCGCATGTTTTTTGAGACGCTCTGA
- a CDS encoding hypothetical protein, conserved (encoded by transcript PVX_086985A) encodes MKAICSTAYALRLLEFFPWTDDVFKLMYLSRSWRRVIFDVISNTNFLRGKKIMRLKNKKSILLILKYMRGGDPELIIGSCNPNPLFFNYIQKSFPRLMCFKLIITSPVCLPLLKNFCFNSKNLRCITICILNRQLVTDYREKLEKNLSNFFRQWGINVTLITELGG; translated from the exons ATGAAAGCCATTTGCTCGACCGCTTATGCTTTGAGGCTTTTGGAGTTCTTCCCCTGGACGGACGATGTGTTTAAGCTCATGTACCTG AGCAGGTCCTGGAGGCGAGTCATCTTCGACGTGATCAGCAACACCAACTTCCTCCGGGGGAAGAAAATCATGCGGctgaaaaataagaagagCATTCTGCTCATCCTCAAGTACATGAGGGGGGGTGACCC CGAACTCATTATCGGCTCGTGCAACCCGAACCCCCTGTTCTTTAACTACATCCAGAAGAGCTTCCCCCGGCTGATGTGTTTCAAGCTGATCATCACGTCCCCCGTGTGCCTCCCGCTGCTCAAAAACTTCTGCTTTAACTCGAAGAACCTCAGGTGCATTACCATTTGCATTTTGAACCGCCAGCTGGTGACGGACTACCGGGAGAAGCTGGAGAAGAACCTCAGCAACTTCTTTCGCCAGTGGGGCATAAACGTCACCCTCATAACGGAGCTcggcggttaa
- a CDS encoding hypothetical protein, conserved (encoded by transcript PVX_086980A), with product MERTNLYQVWNQVGSLLCPIMKNAYSLMSTCLKMVSTYIVNSPQSANFTQYYEERFGRRHANFFQGSLSDAIRVSIQQGKLLLVYLHTENSNGTYFCEFIFKNEEVKSFLDNSCVLFALDITKGDVRELGNVLNVCVLPQMSVIQTCYVKEFEELSIIYGNPSVSNILNTVANCIETMNMKKASQSKEKDKTYTDRLLREEQDREYQEALRQDQLRAEEKRRQEEEKKKKEEEKKKMMSQKKDVKLSRRERARRFPLPIKSNEKATRICVRLPNGMKIQSNFSLNHTVEDVYEWAECAEFIRPDARGIKGGEITVPLRFQLICGHTKDVLQRTRETLGEFDLYPSAVLNMKSLDAPSDGGSSAGMASE from the coding sequence ATGGAGCGAACCAACTTGTATCAAGTGTGGAACCAAGTGGGGTCTTTGCTATGCCCCATTATGAAAAACGCGTATAGCCTCATGTCGACATGCCTCAAAATGGTGAGCACCTATATAGTAAATTCCCCACAGAGTGCCAACTTTACACAATACTACGAGGAGAGATTCGGAAGGAGGCATGCGAACTTCTTTCAAGGAAGTTTAAGTGATGCCATCAGGGTGTCCATACAGCAGGGGAAGTTACTACTCGTGTACCTCCACACGGAGAATAGCAATGGGACTTATTTCTgcgaatttatttttaagaatgaGGAAGTAAAGTCCTTTTTGGACAATTCGTGTGTTCTCTTCGCACTGGACATTACCAAGGGGGACGTCCGGGAGCTCGGCAACGTGTTGAACGTGTGTGTGCTGCCCCAAATGAGTGTCATCCAGACGTGTTACGTAAAAGAATTTGAAGAGCTCTCCATCATTTATGGCAACCCCTCAGTTAgcaatattttaaataccgTAGCTAACTGCATCGAGACGATGAATATGAAGAAGGCAAGCcaaagcaaagaaaaagataaaacgTATACAGATCGATTGCTTAGAGAGGAACAGGATAGGGAATACCAGGAGGCTTTGAGGCAGGACCAACTTAGGGCTGAAGAGAAGAGGAgacaggaggaggaaaaaaagaaaaaggaagaagaaaaaaagaaaatgatgagtCAGAAAAAAGACGTCAAACTTAGTAGAAGGGAAAGGGCTCGTAGATTCCCTTTGCCAATTAAAAGCAATGAGAAGGCTACCAGAATTTGCGTTAGACTACCCAATGGAATGAAAATCCAAAGCAACTTCAGCTTGAATCATACCGTGGAGGATGTCTATGAGTGGGCCGAGTGCGCTGAGTTCATACGCCCCGACGCCCGGGGGATCAAGGGGGGAGAGATTACCGTTCCCCTCAGGTTCCAGCTGATATGCGGCCACACCAAGGATGTTCTGCAGCGCACGAGAGAGACGCTGGGCGAGTTTGACCTTTACCCCAGCGCGGTGCTCAACATGAAGTCGCTGGACGCCCCCTCTGATGGGGGGTCCAGTGCTGGGATGGCATCGGAATAG
- a CDS encoding cAMP-dependent protein kinase catalytic subunit, putative (encoded by transcript PVX_086975A), which produces MIQFLKNLQLHKKKDSGSTKEPKRKNKMKYEDFNFIRTLGTGSFGRVILATYKNEDFPPVAIKRFEKSKIIKQKQVDHVFSERKILNYINHPFCVNLYGSFKDESYLYLVLEFVIGGEFFTFLRRNKRFPNDVGCFYAAQIVLIFEYLQSLNIVYRDLKPENLLLDKDGFIKMTDFGFAKVVDTRTYTLCGTPEYIAPEILLNIGHGKAADWWTLGIFIYEILVGCPPFYANEPLLIYQKILEGIIYFPKFLDANCKHLMKKLLSHDLTKRYGNLKKGAQNVKEHPWFGNIDWVSLLHKNVDVPYKPKYKNVFDSSNFERVQEDLTIADKITNENDPFFDW; this is translated from the exons ATGATTCAGTTTTTGAAGAACCTGCAGCTGCACAAGAAGAAGGACAGCGGAAGCACTAAAGAGCccaagaggaaaaataaaatgaaatatgagGACTTCAACTTCATTCGGACTCTTGGCACAG GCTCCTTCGGAAGAGTAATCCTCGCGACGTACAAGAATGAGGACTTCCCCCCGGTGGCCATCAAGCGATTCGAGAAAAGCAAAATCATCAAGCAGAAGCAAGTGGACCATGTGTTCTCCGAGAGGAAGATCCTCAACTACATCAACCACCCCTTCTGC gtcAACTTGTATGGGTCCTTCAAGGACGAGTCCTACTTGTACCTCGTGCTGGAATTCGTAATTGGGGGGGAgttcttcaccttcctcAGGAGGAACAAGCGCTTCCCCAACGACGTGGGGTGCTTCTACGCCGCCCAGATCGTCTTGATATTTGAGTACCTCCAGAGTTTGAACATCGTCTACAG GGACCTGAAGCCAGAGAACCTCCTGCTGGACAAGGACGGGTTCATCAAAATGACGGACTTTGGATTTGCGAAAGTCGTAGACACGCGCACGTACACCCTGTGCGGGACCCCCGAGTACATCGCGCCGGAGATCCTCCTCAACATCGGCCACGGCAAGGCG gcgGACTGGTGGACCTTGGGCATCTTCATCTACGAAATCCTGGTGGGGTGCCCCCCCTTCTACGCAAACGAGCCGCTGCTGATTTACCAAAAGATTCTGGAGGGCATCATTTACTTCCCCAAGTTTTTGGACGCTAACTGCAAGCACCTCATGAAGAAGCTCCTATCCCACGACTTAACCAAAAGGTACGGCAACCTGAAGAAGGGGGCCCAAAACGTCAAGGAGCACCCCTGGTTTGGGAACATCGATTGGGTTAGCTTGCTCCACAAAAACGTAGATGTGCCCTACAAGCCCAAGTACAAAAACGTTTTCGATTCGTCCAATTTCGAGCGGGTGCAGGAGGACTTGACCATCGCCGATAAAATTACCAACGAGAACGACCCCTTCTTCGACTGGTAG
- a CDS encoding hypothetical protein, conserved (encoded by transcript PVX_086970A), with product MAFPPEEAHLERMLPPEDTLDRPNREKYLAYISHSIKRQERKLSCFERNADRMLDLVELVLYNRMKEAFFLKERICDRERYRELCPDVFFFANDDDLIEAMDRNRRFLPKVPAKQNLTTYLGPSPSSIFGEHYSTYKDFFKLVRVDLKRYKWPDPYDAANTVRNKNVERVNCSDLLSSYKMGVNSPCGDGIRVATKVGKAGGTAKKRNPFLPFLPILQSPPTRELAQPTEYVCVDRIPPELIHLLNYRKVTLR from the exons ATGGCCTTCCCCCCTGAGGAGGCGCACCTCGAGCGGATGCTCCCACCAGAGGATACTCTCGACAGACCCAATAGAGAAAAATACCTCGCGTACATCTCCCACTCTATAAAAAGACAAGAAAGAAAACTCAGCTGCTTCGAAAGGAATGCAGATCGAATGCTCGACTTGGTGGAACTTGTTCTATACAACAGGATGAAGGAGGCGTTTTTCTTAAAGGAGCGGATCTGCGATCGGGAGAGGTACAGGGAACTCTGCCCGgacgtcttcttcttcgccaACGATG ACGACCTGATCGAAGCCATGGACCGCaaccgccgcttcctccccaaGGTGCCCGCCAAGCAAAACCTCACCACCTACCtgggcccctccccctccagcATCTTCGGAGAGCACTACTCCACGTATaaggatttttttaaactggTGAGGGTAGACCTCAAGCGCTACAAATGGCCCGACCCCTACGACGCAGCCAACACGGTTCggaataaaaatgtggaaagaGTCAACTGCTCTGATTTGCTAAGCAGCTACAAAATGGGAGTGAATTCCCCGTGTGGGGATGGCATACGAGTGGCCACCAAGGTGGGCAAGGCGGGAGGGACGGCGAAGAAAAGGAATCcctttctcccttttctcccCATCCTTCAGTCTCCTCCTACGAGGGAGCTCGCGCAACCCACGGAATACGTCTGCGTGGATAGAATCCCCCCCGAGTTGATTCACCTTTTGAATTACAGAAAAGTGACGCTCCGGTGA
- a CDS encoding U2 small nuclear ribonucleoprotein B'', putative (encoded by transcript PVX_086965A), with amino-acid sequence MDPFDIPPNQTLYVNNLEEKVNVQDLRDLLFEFFCPYGNVLDVVIKKANQSRGQAFVVFNTVASSTLAYKHLKGKLFLNKHININYAKTKSRIIEKLEGTYKSITNYKSAAGLGSRANVFTLFVQNLPNEINKSALEILFSQYPGFCEVRHIPGRNVAFVDFSSYQNGEVAMSGLQSFKVTPQHPMKISWSG; translated from the coding sequence ATGGACCCCTTCGACATCCCGCCCAACCAGACGCTGTACGTGAATAACCTGGAGGAGAAAGTAAACGTCCAGGACCTGAGGGACCTGCTGTTCGAGTTCTTCTGCCCCTATGGAAACGTGCTGGACGTCGTTATAAAGAAGGCCAACCAGAGCAGGGGCCAGGCCTTCGTCGTCTTCAACACCGTGGCGTCGTCTACCCTGGCCTACAAACACCTCAAGGGGAAGCTCTTCCTCAACAAGCACATAAACATTAACTATGCAAAGACCAAATCTAgaattatagaaaaattgGAGGGCACGTACAAGTCAATCACCAATTATAAATCGGCAGCGGGATTAGGAAGCAGGGCCAACGTCTTCACCCTCTTCGTTCAGAACCTACCGAACGAAATAAATAAGAGCGCTCTGGAGATCCTGTTTAGCCAGTACCCTGGGTTCTGCGAGGTGAGACACATCCCCGGCAGGAACGTGGCCTTCGTGGACTTCAGCTCCTACCAGAATGGCGAGGTCGCGATGAGCGGCCTGCAGAGCTTCAAGGTCACTCCCCAGCACCCGATGAAGATTTCGTGGTCCGGCTGA
- a CDS encoding cacuolar protein sorting 33A, putative (encoded by transcript PVX_086960A) produces MNVTDALRQQERTQLLNIFKRFKGDKCLFFDKSLHIILNVVLNDDDINKERIQHVFLLDDETEVNVSKLDSVGNILFFLRPQFYEVENVFKVIERVAKCEGGTFGGSHLGGGTLGGDSPGEGHLGGGRKYALVFIPYMTPMCEGEILKHNSLDIHIRVIVFPLYFFPLYDDVFSLEMKGLYKEYYVDSDITNLLMCSFSLMFLQHLFNGVFKSIKSLGHLSHLIVEQLINLRKEIVASNFDIQAPNKFDEDLLDILTNLQNMQDVRQFGDSGQPPAIPVKYALHKIFLSERARRRRGGSEKKKKRKKKRSGGAAPGEEEEESGGEDGSSGEDGSSGEDGSGDDDYGDGDDDHNRDHLEEDHPDEDHPDGDHPDEDHPDEDHPDESPPDAAEGDPPGGGASPPWERTKGRDEQSIKREAPSQGTLVETGGGPNEGGSTDSASDRSRHSRGGLKRGGTPNSGRDGSKSSSPVGVSGGKGEEGMTPNRGCSAVGGRRKGAPRGRASKEAPKPGEKKRIELGEKKRTESEEEEAHPGEEYPESDSSGPGPNFMAKEDNTSFLMKKNEKQKMERKSKRERSSHLQEKLGIGDFNFLLNVSPKIDCCVIIDRRIDMVTPFCTPFTYEGLLDHLFGISNLQIEIPRYIIFNEASKASKASTPSTPLGERREEGSQHHSDVLKNMMVRVKLKNSVDVLYNDIKDLNPNQVGLYLHNKASEIKETYKEKDTLKDIEEINTFLKKIKVKHYEHNSLSTHVNLASFILTTMKKEANFNKLKLEDEIIQLNSTSDRTTLLNIVQQIKLLIYTNEDIYEVYRLLCLFSVVTNGFSETHINELKKDILESYGIRELSRINKLHLCNIIKHQPKQKFIWGNLRNHFNLLSNDHNDISYVCNGYAPLSVRLIEYMGILKNNMQAFPEIFNLLSGPTLDIVQNAVGYGKFGINKGERKKEQAPWGGDPEGQKDVVLLFYVGGISYAEIAAIRNLNRHSRDYHYLIFTTEVISSRRLLQGLAAP; encoded by the coding sequence ATGAACGTGACGGATGCGCTGAGGCAGCAGGAACGCACCCAGCTGCTCAACATATTCAAACGGTTCAAAGGGGACAAGTGCCTTTTCTTCGACAAGTCCCTGCACATCATCCTCAACGTGGTCCTAAACGACGATGACATTAACAAAGAACGCATACAGCATGTCTTCCTCCTCGACGACGAAACGGAAGTTAACGTGAGTAAGTTGGATAGCGTTGGGAacatcctcttttttttgcgcccccaGTTTTATGAAGTGGAAAATGTCTTTAAGGTGATTGAAAGGGTGGCAAAGTGTGAGGGGGGGACGTTTGGGGGGAGCCACCTTGGAGGAGGCACCCTTGGGGGGGATTCCCCCGGAGAAGGCCATCTTGGGGGCGGAAGGAAGTATGCCCTCGTGTTCATCCCCTACATGACCCCCATGTGTGAGGGGGAAATCCTAAAGCACAACTCGTTGGACATTCACATCCGCGTGATTGTCTTCCCCctctacttcttccccctgtACGATGACGTGTTCAGCCTGGAGATGAAGGGACTCTACAAGGAGTATTACGTAGACAGCGACATCACCAACCTGCTGATGTGTTCCTTCAGCCTTATGTTTTTACAGCACCTCTTCAATGGCGTCTTCAAGAGCATCAAATCGCTGGGACATCTGTCTCACCTCATTGTAGAGCAGCTAATAAATTTGAGAAAGGAAATTGTGGCCTCGAACTTTGACATTCAGGCACCAAACAAATTTGATGAAGACCTCCTGGACATCCTGACCAACTTGCAAAACATGCAGGACGTTAGACAGTTCGGAGATTCGGGGCAACCCCCCGCCATCCCGGTGAAGTACGCTCTGCATAAGATTTTCCTCTCGGAGCGCGCCCGCCGCAGGAGGGGCGGGagcgagaagaagaagaagaggaagaagaagaggagtgGCGGGGCCGCtccgggggaggaggaagaagagagtGGCGGTGAAGATGGAAGCAGCGGGGAAGATGGTAGCAGCGGTGAAGATGGAAGTGGAGATGACGATTacggtgatggtgatgatgaccatAACCGTGACCATCTCGAGGAAGACCACCCTGATGAGGACCACCCTGATGGGGACCACCCTGATGAGGACCACCCTGATGAGGACCACCCCGATGAGAGCCCCCCCGATGCGGCGGAGGGagacccccccggggggggtgCCTCCCCACCGTGGGAACGAACCAAAGGGCGCGACGAACAATCGATTAAGCGGGAAGCGCCATCACAGGGTACACTCGTCGAAACGGGGGGAGGGCCAaacgaagggggaagcaccgACTCTGCTTCGGATCGGTCAAGGCACTCCCGGGGGGGACTTAAAAGAGGAGGCACCCCCAACAGTGGCAGGGATGGGAGTAAAAGTTCCAGCCCCGttggggttagcggcgggaaGGGCGAGGAGGGAATGACCCCCAATAGAGGGTGTTCAgcggtgggggggagaaggaagGGAGCCCCACGTGGCCGTGCCTCTAAAGAGGCACCCAAAccaggggaaaagaaaagaatcgagttaggggaaaagaaaagaaccgagtcggaggaggaagaggcccACCCGGGGGAGGAATACCCCGAGAGCGACTCCTCAGGCCCGGGGCCCAACTTCATGGCAAAGGAGGACAACACGAGCTTcctgatgaaaaaaaatgaaaagcagaAGATGGAGCGAAAgagcaaaagggagagaagcaGCCACCTGCAGGAGAAGCTAGGGATAGGCGACTTTAACTTCCTGCTGAATGTGTCTCCCAAGATTGATTGTTGTGTAATCATCGATCGGAGGATAGACATGGTGACTCCCTTCTGCACGCCCTTCACCTATGAGGGGCTGCTGGACCACCTGTTTGGCATCTCCAATTTGCAGATTGAAATCCCGCGGTACATTATATTTAACGAGGCGAGCAAGGCGAGTAAGGCGAGTACACCGAGTACACCCCTCGGGGAGAGGAGGGAAGAGGGGAGCCAACACCACAGCGACGTTCTGAAGAACATGATGGTGAGGGTGAAGCTGAAGAACTCGGTAGATGTGCTGTACAATGACATAAAGGATCTGAACCCTAACCAAGTGGGGCTCTACCTGCACAACAAAGCTAGCGAAATTAAGGAGACCTACAAGGAAAAGGATACACTAAAGGATATAGAAGAGATAAacacgtttttaaaaaaaattaaagtgaaGCATTATGAGCACAACTCCCTGTCGACCCATGTGAATCTGGCATCCTTCATCCTGACCACCATGAAGAAGGAAGCTAACTTTAATAAACTCAAATTGGAAGACGAAATAATTCAGCTGAACAGCACATCGGATAGAACCACTCTGCTTAACATAGTACAACAGATTAAACTTCTCATTTACACAAATGAGGACATCTACGAAGTGTATAGACTGCTCTGTCTCTTCTCTGTGGTGACCAACGGGTTCAGCGAGACCCACATCAATGAGCTCAAAAAGGACATCCTTGAGAGCTACGGGATCAGGGAGCTTAGTCGTATTAACAAGCTGCATCTgtgtaatattataaaacacCAGCCGAAGCAAAAATTCATTTGGGGTAATCTCCGAAACCATTTTAACCTCCTCTCGAATGACCACAACGACATCTCCTACGTTTGCAATGGGTACGCTCCTCTCTCCGTCAGGCTAATCGAATACATggggattttaaaaaacaacatGCAGGCTTTTCCAGAGATATTTAACCTTCTCAGCGGACCTACCCTTGACATTGTGCAGAATGCCGTTGGGTATGGTAAGTTTGGTATAAACaaaggggagaggaagaaggagcaggCACCCTGGGGGGGAGACCCTGAGGGGCAGAAGGACGTCGTGCTGCTCTTCTATGTGGGCGGCATTTCCTACGCGGAGATCGCCGCCATCCGCAACTTGAACCGGCACAGCCGCGATTACCACTACTTGATATTCACCACGGAGGTCATCAGTTCTCGGCGGCTGCTGCAGGGGCTCGCCGCGCCCTAG
- a CDS encoding hypothetical protein, conserved (encoded by transcript PVX_086955A), translating to MQSIKEGYAFFILYLSHILWASYLVWAFVFDDFLNFLSFPFPSKYWAAIIPCAIIFTSFCFVLFTIIYSFVKTEPPTSMHLVEDDHSVFEDKMTEGSLNRMNDLRIEQLNKLLYDTSLYFE from the exons atgcAGTCCATAAAGGAGGGCTACGCCTTTTTCATTCTCTACCTATCGCACATCCTTTGGG CGTCGTACTTAGTCTGGGCCTTCGTGTTCGATGACTTCTTGAACTTCTTGTCCTTCCCGTTCCCTTCCAA GTACTGGGCGGCCATCATCCCGTGTGCTATCATCTTCACCTCCTTCTGCTTCGTTCTCTTTACCATTATTTACTCGTTCGTGAAGACGGAACCACCGACCTCGATGCACCTTGTAGAAG ATGACCACTCCGTTTTCGAGGACAAAATGACGGAGGGCTCCCTAAATCGCATGAATGACTTAAGGATTGAGCAGCTGAACAAACTGCTGTATGACACGTCCCTTTACTTTGAGTAG
- a CDS encoding hypothetical protein, conserved (encoded by transcript PVX_086950A), which yields MENREGRKPDQRVQPRDRRKKSAVQVKRESSKKPWYLHLEKSELTFFFDLIEEDLTCGFKRKISLATLGSADGSPGEVHDNAFKRVAVKREQRGGVAEGAELDAEVGAEVGAEVGAEVGAEVVAEVGAEEGAEVCTEVGAEICTEVGAEVCTEVCTESEEKNQEGEDGYLAGEGESSEGLFHVRDENGQSGTLSDDHSFEEHLPGGSRRGVIGSGRAQRGSVQRGSVQRGSVQSGSVQSGSIHSGSIHSAAIQSGSVQSADVQRRSIHSAGAQSGSVQSLPDEIEPSNYVYRKEPSKLAMRCTHYKKPYNLLLYLNAFLRELTCNKKEAVDRLLKAFNRKRFNNKNNKGMRNNFKGDLYRVVIHAGGILSFKLLKNNNEIGKKTYYMNEELLHLEINNILGKNYPLKYIFYMNQEVRDFQRVVMPLELRSDKPITCGILLDFDYMGRSFEMNEQRPMKLVDLVLMLDKICEVLRENCTVIYVHHAGVESDREVQGSAVVASTSGTASTSGAVNTSGAVNTSDAANTSGAANTSGAANTSEAANTSGAAELILPHPRRGAKHTANAHRGHACRHKKAYGYLFDDLESTLKLFEERNIKVVIRTSGARAKKKSKLVKDMAQLFQNPLVDNILLLCNDVDVISYCYHVRHRIKSKSGEACMKEDYTFQFMKPVLIFSFLNNLPIKEGKIYPHLKLDRFCYMTFIITTYLLRCQARNLQKLATESHFRVNLVEDLISKYNHENRNLKKRMNVLLLDDLLYKVSAKCKTKKKAKKRAEADAEVSVSDLLRRSFSPVYYPMHYYLEES from the exons ATGGAAAACAGGGAGGGAAGGAAGCCCGACCAGCGAGTGCAGCCCAGGGaccgaagaaaaaaaagcgccgTGCAGGTGAAGAGGGAAAGCTCCAAGAAGCCATGGTACCTACACCTAGAAAAAAGCGAactaactttttttttcgatttgaTAGAGGAGGACCTCACATGTGggtttaaaagaaaaattagcTTGGCCACTCTGGGGAGTGCAGACGGGTCGCCTGGCGAGGTGCACGACAATGCGTTTAAGAGGGTCGCGGTGAAGCGGGAGCAACGGGGGGGTGTCGCAGAGGGTGCAGAATTGGATGCCGAAGTGGGTGCCGAAGTGGGTGCCGAAGTGGGTGCCGAAGTGGGTGCCGAAGTGGTCGCAGAAGTGGGCGCCGAAGAGGGTGCAGAAGTTTGCACCGAAGTGGGTGCTGAAATTTGCACCGAGGTGGGTGCGGAAGTTTGCACCGAGGTGTGCACTGAGTCGGAAGAGAAGAaccaggagggggaggatgGCTACTTGGCAGGGGAGGGAGAGTCCTCCGAGGGGTTGTTCCACGTGAGGGACGAGAACGGGCAGAGCGGCACGCTCAGCGATGACCACTCGTTTGAGGAGCACCTCCCTGGGGGTTCGCGCAGAGGGGTGATTGGGAGCGGAAGAGCGCAGAGGGGAAGCGTGCAGAGAGGAAGCGTGCAGAGAGGAAGCGTACAAAGTGGAAGCGTGCAAAGTGGAAGCATACACAGTGGAAGCATACACAGTGCCGCTATCCAAAGCGGAAGTGTGCAAAGCGCCGATGTGCAACGCCGAAGCATACACAGCGCCGGCGCGCAAAGCGGCAGCGTGCAGAGCCTCCCCGACGAAATCGAACCCTCCAACTACGTGTACCGAAAGGAGCCGTCCAAACTAGCCATGCGGTGCACGCACTATAAGAAGCCGTACAACCTGCTGCTTTACCTGAACGCCTTCTTGAGGGAGCTGACCTGCAACAAGAAGGAAGCAGTAGATCGGCTGCTAAAAGCATTTAACCGAAAAagatttaataataaaaataataaaggcatgcgaaataattttaaggGAGACTTATACAGAGTGGTGATACATGCAGGGGGGATTCTCTCCTTCAAATTGCTAAAGAATAACAAcgaaattgggaaaaaaacatattacaTGAATGAGGAGCTACTTCACTTAGAAATCAATAACATTTTAGGGAAGAACTACCccttgaaatatattttttatatgaatcaGGAGGTCCGAGACTTCCAGAGAGTGGTCATGCCGCTGGAGTTAAGAAGCGATAAGCCCATTACGTGTGGCATCCTCCTAGACTTCGATTACATGGGGCGCTCCTTCGAAATGAATGAGCAGAGGCCTATGAAGCTCGTGGACTTGGTGCTGATGCTCGACAAGATCTGCGAGGTCCTCCGCGAGAACTGCACCGTGATTTATGTGCACCACGCGGGGGTCGAGAGCGACAGGGAGGTGCAAGGCAGTGCGGTGGTGGCAAGCACTTCCGGTACGGCAAGCACTTCCGGTGCGGTAAACACTTCCGGTGCGGTAAACACTTCCGATGCCGCCAACACTTCCGGAGCGGCCAACACTTCCGGAGCGGCCAACACCTCCGAAGCGGCCAACACTTCCGGTGCGGCCGAGTTGATTCTCCCGCACCCGCGGCGCGGGGCCAAGCACACGGCGAACGCGCACCGGGGGCACGCATGCAGGCACAAAAAGGCCTACGGCTACCTCTTCGACGACCTGGAGAGCACGCTCAAGCTGTTCGAGGAGCGAAACATTAAGGTGGTCATTCGGACGAGTGGCGCGAGAGCG aaaaaaaaaagcaaactgGTGAAGGACATGGCGCAGCTATTTCAAAACCCCCTAGTCGATAACATCCTCCTCCTGTGCAATGACGTAGATGTGATTTCCTATTGTTACCATGTGCGCCACAGAATTAAAAGCAAAAGTGGAGAGGCGTGCATGAAGGAGGATTACACCTTCCAATTTATGAAGCCCGTTTtgattttctcctttttaaataatttgccAATAAAAGAGGGGAAGATTTACCCTCACCTGAAGCTCGACCGTTTCTGCTACATGACCTTCATCATTACAACTTACCTGTTAAGGTGCCAAGCGAGGAACCTCCAGAAGTTGGCCACAGAAAGTCACTTCCGTGTGAACCTGGTGGAGGATCTAATTAGCAAGTATAATCATGAAAAtcgaaatttaaaaaagagaatgAATGTTTTGCTTCTTGACGATTTACTGTACAAGGTCAGTGCGAAGTgcaagacgaagaagaaggcgaagaagagggCCGAGGCCGACGCGGAGGTCTCCGTTTCGGACCTCCTGCGCAGGAGCTTTTCCCCGGTGTACTACCCCATGCACTACTACTTGGAGGAGTCCTAA